The following proteins are encoded in a genomic region of Flammeovirga pectinis:
- a CDS encoding M48 family metallopeptidase, translating into MNAIVKEVFNPTKMPLTTEKILTKKSYKAILIHPKLPGGRAQGELFIYNKIITIHVDELVYEIPFNKLKIEAGGASKNFVFFKEIDENEISIYTKDKEVLQDEEIESFNCFTDDIRKTRKGINELYRGVFLFTCLCLLGLSSFYFFKGNIVHSIAKSLPISWEQKIGEKLFATLDNQYDFIENDSLKQVLIQEVDPIVQQAKEEGFLLDFYLINDSEVNAFALPGGKVIINSGLLTKAGSWEEVAGVLSHEVAHVTLRHHVRGVISKLGLFTIVSFLFGDASAVVATIIDLGVHLESLSYTRSFEEEADARGVEYLTTSNINPKGMIIFFEKLEEQNKNTQFDSLLSFVSTHPNTKDRIETLKDKTAGNKNSYNSFGSNYSDYRAAILTELNQ; encoded by the coding sequence ATGAATGCCATCGTAAAGGAAGTTTTTAATCCAACTAAAATGCCACTAACTACAGAGAAAATACTTACAAAGAAAAGCTATAAAGCAATTCTTATTCATCCAAAACTGCCTGGAGGACGGGCTCAAGGAGAATTATTTATTTATAACAAAATAATTACTATTCATGTAGATGAACTAGTGTATGAAATTCCATTCAATAAGTTAAAAATTGAAGCGGGTGGAGCATCAAAAAACTTTGTCTTTTTTAAAGAGATTGATGAAAACGAAATATCAATTTATACAAAAGATAAAGAGGTGCTTCAAGATGAAGAAATTGAGAGTTTCAATTGCTTTACAGATGATATAAGAAAGACAAGAAAAGGAATAAATGAACTCTATAGAGGGGTATTTTTATTTACTTGCCTTTGTTTATTGGGCTTATCCTCTTTTTATTTCTTTAAAGGAAATATTGTACATTCAATAGCCAAATCGCTACCTATATCTTGGGAACAAAAAATTGGAGAGAAACTATTTGCCACACTAGATAATCAGTATGATTTTATTGAAAACGATTCGTTAAAACAAGTACTAATTCAGGAGGTAGATCCAATTGTACAACAAGCAAAAGAAGAAGGTTTTCTATTAGATTTTTATCTAATTAATGATTCGGAGGTAAATGCTTTTGCACTTCCGGGTGGTAAAGTGATTATTAATTCTGGTCTACTAACAAAAGCAGGTTCTTGGGAAGAAGTTGCAGGAGTTTTATCTCATGAAGTGGCGCATGTTACATTAAGACATCATGTGAGAGGTGTAATCAGTAAATTAGGTTTGTTTACTATTGTCTCTTTTCTTTTTGGAGATGCATCTGCAGTGGTAGCAACCATTATAGATTTGGGAGTTCATCTTGAATCTTTATCATATACAAGATCTTTTGAAGAAGAGGCAGACGCTAGAGGAGTAGAGTATTTAACAACAAGCAATATTAATCCAAAAGGGATGATTATATTCTTTGAGAAACTCGAAGAACAAAATAAGAACACACAATTTGATAGTCTACTATCATTCGTTTCGACTCATCCAAATACAAAAGATAGAATAGAAACACTTAAAGATAAAACAGCGGGTAATAAAAATAGCTACAACTCTTTTGGATCTAACTATTCCGATTACAGAGCGGCTATATTAACAGAACTAAATCAATAA